A single window of Motacilla alba alba isolate MOTALB_02 chromosome 12, Motacilla_alba_V1.0_pri, whole genome shotgun sequence DNA harbors:
- the CCDC174 gene encoding coiled-coil domain-containing protein 174 has product MDRRKKPLDVAASSLVDLKAELFRKQEEFKKEKLLKDAGVFAKPRTSNKKPSIWTKQNTGVVNRAAKDVEQKAEEQDILDQSRKKLEEKAKLYEKMTKGDFPDEETEDLYLVDFTQKIIDKQHEVQELQQSEAAGKTSERDTDEEETQPEADIPPPEDPDEEWVDYVDFLGRSRRCMKKDLPSLLKMDQELQGKRQEPDGNTLLSEDMRRELQRQQWEKEEEEALRKPMGPIHYEDIRENEARQLGVGYFAFSRDQELRHKQRATLDMLREQTLDQRNKREQLKEKRKAALDARLSKLRARKIKKLREAGLEEEAEKLENGEVKGAAEEPEPPRVTAASRKVEVIIQERRDTKPGVPYVREWDKGKELMFGQWEKKQEELRDERDPEFAPPSDYFLGQKKDDYHRSRNFNSSETSSEKLETERAQNQQRPSVPGGSGSSTGDVPPSPQPSDSNVPVKPGSAEPSGRDAQGVSSAEDDSSDDEDMLPPAQAYGFGARGVPPPLRGYGYSARGVPPPMPAYGYGAAEVPFPVQAYGYGTPAMVPPMHGYGYGTPEMPFAMQAYGYGSQGVPPGMPACGCSAQDVPPGMPACGCSAQDVPPGTHTCDCSTQEMPPGTHTCDCSTQEMPPGTHTCDCSTQEMPPGTHTCGSSSSQEMPPGTDACGSSSQDVPPGTQASGCSTQDMAPPAQTSSSDTPNQEPLYQSLDDMLSYYRQVT; this is encoded by the exons ATGGACCGGAGGAAGAAGCCGCTGGACGTGGCCGCGTCCTCG CTGGTAGATCTCAAAGCTGAACTCTTCCGAAAGCAAGAGGaattcaagaaagaaaagctgttgaAAGATGCTGGTGTCTTTGCAAAGCCCAGAACCTCTAATAAG AAACCAAGTATCTGGACCAAACAGAACACGGGAGTTGTAAATCGAGCTGCGAAAGATGTTGAGCAGAAGGCAGAAGAACAGGATATATTGGATCAATCAAG gaagaagcttgaagagaaagcaaagttgtatgaaaaaatgacaaaaggaGACTTCCCAG ATGAAGAAACTGAGGATTTGTACCTGGTGGATTTCACTCAGAAGATCATAGACAAACAGCACGAAgtacaggagctgcagcagagcgAGGCTGCTGGGAAGACTTCAGAAAGAGACACAGATGAGGAGGAAACTCAGCCTGAAGCAGACATTCCACCACCAGAGGACCCGGATGAGGAATG GGTTGATTATGTTGATTTCTTGGGCCGATCTAGACGCTGCATGAAGAAGGACTTACCAAGTCTACTTAAAATGGATCAGGAACTTCAAGGGAAAAG acAAGAACCTGACGGGAATACTCTGTTATCTGAAGACATGAGAAGAGAActtcagaggcagcagtgggaaaaggaagaggaggaagccCTCAGAAAGCCCATGGGACCCATACATTATGAGGACATTCGAGAAAATG agGCCAGGCAGCTCGGTGTTGGTTACTTTGCCTTTTCTCGGGACCAAGAACTCAGGCATAAACAACGGGCAACCCTGGATATGCTGAGGGAGCAG ACACTTGATCAGAGAAATAAACGTgaacagctgaaggagaagaggaaagcagctcTAGATGCAAGGTTGTCCAAACTTCGAGCACGGAAGATTAAAAAGTTAAGAGAAGCTGGATTagaggaagaggcagaaaaactGGAGAATGGAG AGGTGAAAGGTGCTGCTGAGGAACCAGAACCTCCAAGAGTTACTGCAGCAAGTAGGAAGGTAGAGGTCATCATCCAGGAGAGGAGAGATACAAAGCCTGGAGTGCCTTATGTGCGAGAGTGGGATAAAGGCAAAG AACTGATGTTTGGACaatgggaaaagaaacaggaagaacTTAGAGATGAGCGAGACCCAGAATTTGCACCACCTTCTGATTACTTTTTGGGACAAAAGAAAGATGATTATCACCGAAGTCGGAATTTTAACAGTTCTGAAACCTCCTCTGAAAAGCTGGAAACAGAGAGAGCACAAAACCAACAGAGGCCATCAGTGCCAgggggcagtggcagcagcaccgGAGATGTGCCACCATCACCACAGCCTTCCGACAGCAACGTTCCAGTTAAGCCAGGGTCAGCAGAGCCCAGTGGCCGTGACGCTCAGGGCGTGTCATCAGCAGAGGATGACAGCAGCGATGACGAGGACATGCTACCACCAGCACAGGCTTACGGCTTCGGTGCCCGAGGGGTGCCACCCCCGCTGCGGGGTTACGGCTACAGCGCCCGGGGCGTGCCACCGCCCATGCCAGCCTACGGCTACGGCGCTGCCGAGGTGCCCTTCCCTGTGCAGGCTTACGGCTATGGCACGCCAGCAATGGTGCCACCAATGCATGGCTACGGCTACGGCACTCCTGAGATGCCCTTTGCGATGCAGGCGTACGGCTACGGCAGCCAGGGTGTGCCACCGGGAATGCCGGCCTGTGGATGCAGTGCCCAGGATGTGCCACCGGGAATGCCGGCCTGTGGATGCAGTGCCCAGGATGTGCCACCAGGAACACACACCTGTGACTGCAGCACCCAAGAGATGCCACCAGGAACACACACCTGTGACTGCAGCACCCAAGAGATGCCACCAGGAACACACACCTGTGACTGCAGCACCCAAGAGATGCCACCAGGAACACAcacctgtggcagcagcagcagccaagagaTGCCACCAGGAACAGAcgcctgtggcagcagcagccaggatgtGCCGCCAGGAACGCAGGCCAGTGGCTGCAGCACTCAGGATATGGCACCTCCAGCACAgaccagcagcagtgacactcCAAATCAGGAACCACTTTACCAAAGTTTAGATGATATGCTCTCTTATTATAGACAAGTGACTTGA